The Romeriopsis navalis LEGE 11480 genomic interval GTTGAGGCATGGGGAAGATTGAGGCGATATCCTAAGCCATAGATGGTGTCGAGGGAATCCCCTAAACCATAGTCTGCTAGCTTCCGTCTGAGAAGACGCATCTGCGCTGGGACAACATTACTGGTGGGATCAGCTTCGATTTCCCATACCTGGTTCATCAACTGCTCCCGAGGGATGATCTGATTGGGATGCTTCATAAAGTACTCTAGCAACTGGAACTCCTTCGCCGTCAATGAGATGACCGAGGCTGTCCCTGACTCACTCTGCACAGAGACGGTTGCGGTGCCGTAGTCTAGGACGATTGGCCCCACCTGTAGTTGCGGTGCCTGAAGCTGGGGCGATCGCCGCTGCAGCGCCCGCAATCTCGCCTTGAGTTCCGCCATTTCAAAAGGTTTGACAAGATAATCATCAGCCCCTGAATCCAGGCCAATTATCTTATCTTCCATACGCTCCTTGGCCGTCAGCATCAGCACAGGCAGGCAAGATTTTGACTGCCGCAGTCGCTGACAGAGTTCTATCCCCGACAAACCTGGCAGCAGCCAATCAAAAATTGCTAGGAAGTAATTGACATGCGGGTTCTCAAGATAGTCCCAGGCTTGGGTGCCATCCTGCGCCCAGTCAACCACGTATTTATCTCGCGATAGGCTGCGCTTAATCGCTTCTCCAAGATCTACCTCATCCTCAACAAGTAGAATCCGCATTGCGAAAGGAACCTCTCTAGCGTCTTAAGTCCATTATCAATCTGACGAGTCGCATAGAGAGAAGCACCCAATTCAATTATCCGTAGGTATAGATGTGAGTTATTCCGATCTGCGTATCTGTTACTGCCTCAGACCCTCTAATTAAAGACAGGCAGCAGCCATACCAGACCTAATCTTGATACACAGTATGAACTGAAGAAATTAGATTCTCAGCACAGTACTCGGTGAGAAAGGCTGGGGAAACTTAATGAGGGCAGTTACTTCTTCAAAAGCTGTTGATGCCCCGATCACCTGGTCATGTGCCCCCCAACACTCCCAACCGTAAGTTGTTCTGGAAGATCGATAGAGATTTGGGAAACTGGATGCCCAGCAACTTTGAGCCCAAACTGGTAACTGAAGATGGCAATTTCAAATAACGCCCTTTATTTCTTAATGTTAAACCGACTGTTGATCTTTTCACCGCCGATGTCAGTTTGCACGACTAAGTCGTACTGACCTGCTGTTTGAGTCGTTAATACACCGATATAACTTTTTTGGGTAGGCTCATAAACAAGCTTAATGGTCTGCTGCTCTCCGTCTGGTTGCCGAACGTTCGCCGTCACTTGAGCATCGGTGATTACTCGATCCTCAACTTCATGGAGCAGATGCAAATTGAGCTGTGTCTCATTGTCTTGTGGGTTCGTGACCAGCTCAATATGGTAGGGATCTGACTCGACCACCTGTCCTCCTTTAGAGTGCGTTTTCTTATCTTTTGAATGATCATGCCCATCATCGGCAGAGTGCTCAGTTTTAGTATCAGCAGCCGTACTATCTGAGGTCTTGCCACAGGCCGTCAACGGTAATAATGTCAGGCTCAAAAAGAGAGGAACGGTTAGAAAATGACGCATACGATGTACTCCTTAATTTAATAAAAACGACAGAGGAAAGTTACCAAACTTCGATTGCGTGGTAGATGACAAACGCATCCTTGAGCAGAGGCTCCAGCGAGGTATAGAAATGAGAAATGACCTCCTCCCGATCAATGATGATAATAACTAGCGGTAAGTCCGAGGACTCAAAGGCTGCGTCCAGCACATTGAGTGTGCGGAACACACCATGTTTGCCATAAGCTGAGATCGCCTGCATGACGGTGACACCCATCAAATCTTGCTGGCGGGCCATCCCTAATATTTCTTGGTGGAGAGGTTAGTGCTTCCAATAGCTGAACTCGCTGGTATGAATGGTGAGCTGTTTACAGGTAGTTATGGTTAGTATGGTATCTCTAGGAGGATGGACGGATTTATGCTCAATGCTTGAGGGTCAAATCATGTTTATGGAAGTCGGCTTCCGGTTCAGGCTGCCGGGCTATTGGATCAGATTTGGGGCGTAAGAATCGGCCGAACTGCGCATAGAGTGCGGGTAAGAGAACCAAGGTTAGTGCGGTCGAGGTGAATAGTCCCCCAAGCACCACGACCGCCAGCGGCTGCAGAATTTCTTTTCCAGCCCCGGCTCCGATCACAAGGGGCAACATTCCTAACGCTGAGGTCAAGGCCGTCATTAAAATCGCTTCTAGACGTTCTGAGGAGCCTTCTATCACCCCTGATTGGATTGACTTGCCCTCAGCAAATTTATTGTTGTAGTTGTCCACCAAGAGTAAGCCATTGCGAGTAGCCACACCGAATAGGGTAATAAAGCCCACCATTGATGCCACTGAAAGAATCCCCCCGCCCAAGGCCACGGAAAAGATACCACCCGATAGGGCTAGGGGTAGGTTAAGCATAATCATCACTGTAGCAGGTAAAGATTTGACGGCAAAGTACATCATCACGGCTACCACCACTAGCGCCAGTAATCCAAAAGTGAGGAGGTTCTGGGACGCTCGCTGCTCTGACTCAAACTGACCGCCATACTGAATGAAATACCCTTCTGGCAGCTCCACCTCCTTGGCTACAGTGGTCTTAATTTCTTCGACAGCGCTACCCAGGTCTCGATTAGCGACGTTGGTTGATACAATAAAACGCCGCAGCACATTTTCACGGTTAATTGTGTTAGGGCCAGTGCCAAAGCTGATTTTGGCTACCTGCGCCAATGGTATCTTGGTGCCGCTAGGGGTATCAACCAGCAGGTTGCTAATGGTGTCTAAGTTGCTGCGATCATCTTCCTGCAGCCAGACCAATAGATCGAATAGCTGCTGTCCCTCTAGCACCTGAGAGACGGCCCGCCCATTGAAGGCCGTTTCAACCGTTTCGGCGAGTTGGCCAACGGTTAGACCATAGCGGGCGGCAGCTTGGCGATCGAACTCAATCTGAAGCTGCTTAATATCCACTTGAGGTTCTAGCTGTAAATCTACCAGTCCAGGGACTTCGCTGATGGCGGTCTGGATTTGTGCGCCAAGAGAGCGCAGCTCGTCTAAATCAGGTCCGAAGATCTTGATGGCGATCGCGCTTCTCACGCCAGATAGAATTTCGTCAATCCGGTGGGAAATAAAGCCGCCGATGCCCGGTACGACCCCCGGAATTTGAGCAAAGGTCTCGCGCAGCGTCTCAATGGTTTCATCGCGATCCTTCATTCCAGCCTCACTGATTTCCACATCTACGTGCCCGAATGAAACACTGGCGGCATCAGCATCCCCCGATACCCGACCCGCACGAAGCTGTATGGAATCAAATCGAGGATCATCTATCAGTAAATCTTGGATAGCAAGTCCAGCACGACTTGTGAGCTCTAGGGAGCTACCAGGATAGAGCGTCATTGTATTTACCAAGGAACGCTCCTGGAACTCCGGTAAAAACACACGCCCTAGCGTGGGCAATACCAGCATCGAAGCAACGAATAACGCCACTGCAATCATTAGAATCACCTTGGCACGGCTGAGGGAAAACCGCAGTAGCGGCTGATAAAGACGCTTTGCGGTCCGAGCAACCCAGGTTTCCACTGCGGGTAGTTTTTGATTTGAGAGCAGCAGGGCTGAAAGTGCGGGGGAGAGCGTGAGAGCCACCAATGTGGATGAGAAAATGGACAGGAGATAGGCAAACCCCATAGGGGCAAATATTTTGCCTTCAATCCCGGTTAGGGTAAAGATGGGAGCGAAAATAACCGCGATAATTATGGTGGAAAATAGAACGCTAATCCGTACTTCTCTGGAGGCGTCATACACCACCTGTAGAGGGGAGACGGGAGTGCCCGCCAGTTGATTTTCTCGGAGACGCCGATAAGAATTTTCCATATCAACAATGGCATCATCCACAACGGAACCGATCGCCACAGCTAGTCCTCCCAGGGTCATGGTGTTGATTCCCAGACCGAACACATTGAGGATACTGAGGCCAATCAGAAGTGATAGGGGGATGGCGCTCAAAGCCATGACTGCAGTGCGCCAGTTCATCAAAAACAGCAGCAGCACAACTGCAACAATAATGATGCCGTCGCGCAAAGAGCTGGTAACGTTCTCAATCGACGCATCAATAAAATCAGACTGACGAAAAGTGGCTGTTACCTCTACATCGTCCGGCAACCCAGCTTTAATCGTCTCCATCTGGGCTTCCACCGCTTGAGTAACCGTGGGCGTATCGGAGAGCGGTTGCTTGTTGACCATCATCACGATGGCTGCTTTGCCATTGGCACTGGCATCCCCCCGCTTGAGGGCCGCCCCAATTTGAATATCAGCCACATTCTTCAATAGGACTGGCACCCCATCACGAGCGGTCACCACCGATTCCCGCAGTGCCTCCACCGATTGGATGCGACCGAGACCGCGAATTAAATATTCTCGGTCAGGAGTGATTAAAAAGCCGCCGCCAGCATTGGTGTTAGCCTCCTGGACTGCCTGTGTCACTTCCGATAGGGTGACATTATAGGATTTTAGCTTGGCCGGATCGACTAAAACCTGATACTGGCGGGTTTCGCCCCCGTAGGAGAGCACCTGAGTAACGCCAGGGACTGCCAGCAGTTGATTGGTAACCTCCAGATCAACAAGGTTGCGGACATCCATGAGGGTAGTTTTGCCCCCATCCGCGATCGTGAAAGCATAGGCTAAAACTGTACCAATTGGAGAAGAAAGAGGCGAGATTTGCGGAATTTCAACCCCGGCAGGGAGCTTGCTGGTTACTTGCTGCAGCCGTTCTGAAATCAGTTGGCGCGCTAGGTAAACATCTGTTCCCCACTTAAATGTAATTTGAACCACAGAAATCCCGACACCTGAAGAGGATCGGACAATATTTACCCCTGGCGTCCCATTGACGGCACTCTCAATCGGAAAAGTCACTAAGGACTCTACTTCTTCTGGGGCTAGCCCCGGCGCTTCTGTTTGCACATCTACCTGTGGGGGTGCAAAGTTAGGGAATACATCCAACGGCATTTTTGAAACGGTTAAAAGTCCCCAACCCGTCACAACGATCGCGCCGATGACAATTAACCAGCGCTGCGCAATAGACCATTTCAGAACGGCATTCAACATAATGGTTCCAGAAACACTTCACTACCGACTAAATACTCAGACAAAGGGAAACCTCTTAATATTTAGGCCGACCCCCGGTGCTGGTCGATGGCGGATTCCTGGGCTGTGGATGAAGATTCTACGGCTTCATAGGAGGCTAACTCATCAGACGCAAGATCTGCCTCAGAAACCCTATCCTTTAGAGTATTGTCGTTTTTCCCCTCAGCCGTCAGAGTCAATTCTGGAACATGCTCACTCGAACTAGAGCAACCCCAACGTCCTGCTAGATAGGCTCCAGTCGCGATTGCCCCTCCGGTTGATAAAATGATCCACCAGGGTACGTTACCAGCATTCAACAGCGAAAAACCAGAGGGAGTTACGGCTGTTTCATTGCCATGATCATGACCATCTTTTTCAGAGTGACTCTGTCCGTCGTCATCAGAACCTCGACTCCCACCTCGGAGCGATTGAGCATAGAGCATCATGGCCCCTTGCGTTGCAATACGATCGCCATCAAAAAGGCCTCGCTTGATTTCAACCCAGTCTCCGAAGGTTTTGCCCAGCTCAACTTGAACGAGTTCAAAGCGACCTTTGCCGTTTTCCACATAGACGAAGGACTGATTATTCACCTCCACTACCCCCCCGGAGGGAATGGCGGTCGTGGCAGTGGAAGCACGACCTGTCATAATCTCTAACTCAGCAAACATCCCTGGTTTGAGCTTATTGCGGGAATTGCTCACGCTGGCTCGGACTGGAACTACTCGAGTGTTCCCACCAACCACGGGATCAATTTGAACAATCTGCCCGTTGAAAATTTCTCCGGGCTGGCTTGCAACCCGAAGCCTAACGGGTTGACCTCGACTCAACTGGTCAAGGTCTTTCTCGTAAACATTGGCCGTTGCCCAGACTTCAGCATCGTTTACGATGGTCATCAGTTTGCCCCCCGCATTTTCAAAGGATGCCCCTAGGGTGACCTCTCGTTTGGCAATCGTTCCTGCGATGGGGGCCTGCACAACCACTAAACCTTTACGATTGGAGGGGGTTTGCAGTTGACTTAGACGCGTTTGATAAGTTGTATCGCTGAGTTTAACTCGCTGTTTAGCACCTTCAACTGCCGCTAAAGCTCGTTTCCATTCTGCTTCCGCTCGAAGAGCCGCTTGAAGACTCTGACTTTTATCT includes:
- the rppA gene encoding two-component system response regulator RppA, which translates into the protein MRILLVEDEVDLGEAIKRSLSRDKYVVDWAQDGTQAWDYLENPHVNYFLAIFDWLLPGLSGIELCQRLRQSKSCLPVLMLTAKERMEDKIIGLDSGADDYLVKPFEMAELKARLRALQRRSPQLQAPQLQVGPIVLDYGTATVSVQSESGTASVISLTAKEFQLLEYFMKHPNQIIPREQLMNQVWEIEADPTSNVVPAQMRLLRRKLADYGLGDSLDTIYGLGYRLNLPHAST
- a CDS encoding efflux RND transporter permease subunit, which produces MLNAVLKWSIAQRWLIVIGAIVVTGWGLLTVSKMPLDVFPNFAPPQVDVQTEAPGLAPEEVESLVTFPIESAVNGTPGVNIVRSSSGVGISVVQITFKWGTDVYLARQLISERLQQVTSKLPAGVEIPQISPLSSPIGTVLAYAFTIADGGKTTLMDVRNLVDLEVTNQLLAVPGVTQVLSYGGETRQYQVLVDPAKLKSYNVTLSEVTQAVQEANTNAGGGFLITPDREYLIRGLGRIQSVEALRESVVTARDGVPVLLKNVADIQIGAALKRGDASANGKAAIVMMVNKQPLSDTPTVTQAVEAQMETIKAGLPDDVEVTATFRQSDFIDASIENVTSSLRDGIIIVAVVLLLFLMNWRTAVMALSAIPLSLLIGLSILNVFGLGINTMTLGGLAVAIGSVVDDAIVDMENSYRRLRENQLAGTPVSPLQVVYDASREVRISVLFSTIIIAVIFAPIFTLTGIEGKIFAPMGFAYLLSIFSSTLVALTLSPALSALLLSNQKLPAVETWVARTAKRLYQPLLRFSLSRAKVILMIAVALFVASMLVLPTLGRVFLPEFQERSLVNTMTLYPGSSLELTSRAGLAIQDLLIDDPRFDSIQLRAGRVSGDADAASVSFGHVDVEISEAGMKDRDETIETLRETFAQIPGVVPGIGGFISHRIDEILSGVRSAIAIKIFGPDLDELRSLGAQIQTAISEVPGLVDLQLEPQVDIKQLQIEFDRQAAARYGLTVGQLAETVETAFNGRAVSQVLEGQQLFDLLVWLQEDDRSNLDTISNLLVDTPSGTKIPLAQVAKISFGTGPNTINRENVLRRFIVSTNVANRDLGSAVEEIKTTVAKEVELPEGYFIQYGGQFESEQRASQNLLTFGLLALVVVAVMMYFAVKSLPATVMIMLNLPLALSGGIFSVALGGGILSVASMVGFITLFGVATRNGLLLVDNYNNKFAEGKSIQSGVIEGSSERLEAILMTALTSALGMLPLVIGAGAGKEILQPLAVVVLGGLFTSTALTLVLLPALYAQFGRFLRPKSDPIARQPEPEADFHKHDLTLKH
- a CDS encoding efflux RND transporter periplasmic adaptor subunit; its protein translation is MSFILRKPLAAAVTSGIFIGCLTTLDITSTLAGAGHNHGNEFETGGNAGSPKSVEINAEIAKRIGIKIEPVERRRISVGIKATGQIETQPNRQANVTIPTPGTVVELLVKPGDRVKKGQRIAVISSLELLQLRVDALDRKTNAEVSLREAQANLHLAKEDLSRERQIAATEVAQAQTQLAEAQERYDGDARLVSVGALPRRQMLTSKTQLAEAKATLDKSQSLQAALRAEAEWKRALAAVEGAKQRVKLSDTTYQTRLSQLQTPSNRKGLVVVQAPIAGTIAKREVTLGASFENAGGKLMTIVNDAEVWATANVYEKDLDQLSRGQPVRLRVASQPGEIFNGQIVQIDPVVGGNTRVVPVRASVSNSRNKLKPGMFAELEIMTGRASTATTAIPSGGVVEVNNQSFVYVENGKGRFELVQVELGKTFGDWVEIKRGLFDGDRIATQGAMMLYAQSLRGGSRGSDDDGQSHSEKDGHDHGNETAVTPSGFSLLNAGNVPWWIILSTGGAIATGAYLAGRWGCSSSSEHVPELTLTAEGKNDNTLKDRVSEADLASDELASYEAVESSSTAQESAIDQHRGSA